Genomic window (Oryza sativa Japonica Group chromosome 3, ASM3414082v1):
TCCAGCAGCTTCCGTAGGGTCTTTTCTCCTCGCTCTCTTTGGGCTACCAGGCATCTTTTTAACCCTCGGAGGCAATGGTCTAGGATTAGTTGATAAAGGCCACACGGACTCATGCTCAACTGGCTGGAGGACATCTTGATATGTATTTCTGTATTGATCGATAGAGAAGCACATATTTACGTGGTTGTTTGGCTCCTCTGCCATCTTGAAGTAGGCAGCACATGCATGTTGGCAAGGAATTCCAGATATTTGCCAATATCTACAGGAGCATGTATTGGCTGAGAGATCAACAGTGAACCTCCACTTCTTTTCCCTGACTTCAAATCCAGAAGAACCATTCCATAAAACATGACAAAATTGGGTTGCATGTCTtatcttgtttatttttttgagaataTTAGGACAAATTCCCATGGTCCATCTCTCACTGTTGGTCTTATTCTCTTGAATCCTTCGAGTCACCTTCATCCGTATGTCCTCTAGCATGGTTATGATAGGTTTGAATCGTGCTTCTATAATCCAATTGTTGAATGACTCGCATATGTTATTTTCAACAGAATCACAGTTAGATCCAAGCTTGAACCAAGCCCTACACCAATGTATAGGATTGGTCTTCTCTAAATCCTCCCATCCCATAGGTGTTTTATTAGCTAACTTACTTTTGTAATGGTTAAACAACACAGCATTTGATGACCTTGCAATCTTCCAAAATCTCTTTTGATACTCTTGAAGACGGTGCCTTTTTCTCCAATTAGCATAAATGTGTCTTGCACACATTCTATGCTCAGCCTTTGGAAATAGATGTTCAATGACACTTAGAAGCCCCTGTAGATAGAAACAACAAGTTAATCATGTAAACTGTGAAGTGTCATAAACTACAAGTGAACTACAACAGAGCAACGAGCTGCAAAATACCTTTTGTTGGTCTGTGAGGAAAACCCAACCATCACCACCATAAGGAATATTAAGATCTTTCTGAAGATGACCAAGAAACCAATTCCATGAACTTGCATTCTCATACTCCACAACAGCCCATGCTATAGGATAAATCTGATTGTTAGCATCCCTTCCTACAGCTGACAATAACTCTCCTTTGACAACACCTTTAAGAAAACAACCATCAAATCCGATAACTCTCCGACATCCATCCAAGAATCCCCTTCGACAAGCATCTAAACAAACATAAAATCGCTGAAAAACATGCTCATTTTCATCAGGATCAAGGGCAACATGCACACTACTTCCAGGGTTACTTCGCATCAGCTCAAGAGCATAGTCAAACAACCTTGAGTACTCACCACTATGGGCGTCCATTACCTTCTTTATTACTCTTGACTTCGCCCTCTTGACCATTGTCATTGAGACATCCACGCCCATCTCTTCTTGTACAGTCTCTTTCAGTTCTCTAGCTTTCCATGACGGATTAGCCTTAATTACACTCTCGTACTTATCACAAATTCTACTTGTAGACAACCTTTTGTTTTTTA
Coding sequences:
- the LOC107280389 gene encoding uncharacterized protein is translated as MYWLPPGDALNNGMRLLVDDQSCLEMVKIVGTTGAVDIYTEIVKLDMGCSSTLVEAHSDEAVFDLFRDNNSMFPDSLVIAKGGTNTQCDNPNSSIANIQTEGLDSDSGSDATGFTEDEDDEADEIRINYKQFKKKMKRREEIPLDTPVELDLPQSVDANTITQVNDEGDGIAYFDSEDDASYDDDSGDSAERRKCRFPIFDNHAELPQNAVDMCFRGKMQLKDAITRYALKKKVNIKFIKNDRDRLRAVCMRKGCTWLLHASYNSRSDWFQIVTYNGNHSCCPDLKNKRLSTSRICDKYESVIKANPSWKARELKETVQEEMGVDVSMTMVKRAKSRVIKKVMDAHSGEYSRLFDYALELMRSNPGSSVHVALDPDENEHVFQRFYVCLDACRRGFLDGCRRVIGFDGCFLKGVVKGELLSAVGRDANNQIYPIAWAVVEYENASSWNWFLGHLQKDLNIPYGGDGWVFLTDQQKGLLSVIEHLFPKAEHRMCARHIYANWRKRHRLQEYQKRFWKIARSSNAVLFNHYKSKLANKTPMGWEDLEKTNPIHWCRAWFKLGSNCDSVENNICESFNNWIIEARFKPIITMLEDIRMKVTRRIQENKTNSERWTMGICPNILKKINKIRHATQFCHVLWNGSSGFEVREKKWRFTVDLSANTCSCRYWQISGIPCQHACAAYFKMAEEPNNHVNMCFSIDQYRNTYQDVLQPVEHESVWPLSTNPRPLPPRVKKMPGSPKRARRKDPTEAAGSSTKSSKRGGSVKCGFCHEKGHNSRGCKKKMEHSSSHYPSHPDQAAPSGEANDSSVAHRRGKTLLSQSQGSAVQLAIGATRSRQSRGKQPAISSNSKTTKKGKMPEGYGLYYSERTGSTFLQSGHKKRLVSFPSRDQ